The following coding sequences lie in one Flavobacterium sp. 20NA77.7 genomic window:
- the recJ gene encoding single-stranded-DNA-specific exonuclease RecJ, giving the protein MRWNLKSKPEKEKVQALQNALQVDEIIATLLVQRGIETYEQAKTFFRPTLEDLHNPYLMKDMDKAVSRIEKAIANNENILVFGDYDVDGTTAVSLVSSYLRSFYPNVATYIPDRYNEGYGISYLGIDYAEDNDMSLIIALDCGIKSIDHVTYAKAKNIDFIICDHHRPGDILPDAIAVLDPKRTDCSYPYDELCGCGVGFKLIQALAENRNQTIEDLLPYLDLVATAIAADIVPITGENRVLAKFGLEVINSNPRPGIKALIQNVKKKILTITDVVFIVAPRINAAGRVKHGNEAVALLTEYNLEQAEQFASEIEQHNSDRKELDKQITKEALLQIEENNEQNRFSTVVYQENWHKGVIGIVASRLVEKYYRPTIVFTKSGDKLAASARSVKDFDVYNALEACAEHLEQFGGHMYAAGMTLKEENYENFKNAFENEVKKTIHPDLLIPEISYDTEIELSEINSKLMRLLKQFEPFGPENMTPVFLSKNIIDSGYAKTLGNDAQHLKAFVKQNNSPNFNAIGFGLGAKIDVVKNRNPFESVYVLEENEWNGTVSLQLQLRDVRTN; this is encoded by the coding sequence ATGCGTTGGAATCTAAAATCAAAGCCAGAAAAAGAAAAAGTACAAGCCTTACAAAACGCCCTTCAAGTAGATGAAATCATCGCTACTTTATTAGTTCAAAGAGGAATAGAAACCTACGAACAAGCCAAAACATTTTTCCGTCCCACTTTAGAAGATTTGCACAATCCGTATCTAATGAAAGATATGGACAAAGCCGTTTCTCGTATCGAAAAAGCCATTGCCAATAACGAAAATATTTTAGTTTTTGGCGATTATGATGTAGATGGGACAACCGCTGTTTCTTTAGTTTCGAGTTATTTACGAAGTTTTTATCCCAATGTGGCGACATACATTCCAGATCGATATAACGAAGGTTACGGCATTTCATATCTCGGAATTGACTATGCAGAAGACAACGATATGTCTTTAATAATCGCACTCGATTGTGGTATTAAATCGATTGACCACGTAACGTATGCCAAAGCAAAAAACATCGATTTCATCATTTGCGACCATCACCGACCTGGCGATATTTTACCAGATGCCATTGCAGTTTTAGATCCAAAACGTACTGATTGCAGTTACCCGTATGACGAATTATGTGGTTGCGGTGTCGGATTTAAATTGATTCAGGCTTTAGCCGAAAACAGAAACCAAACTATTGAAGATTTGCTTCCTTATTTAGATTTGGTAGCGACTGCCATTGCTGCAGATATTGTTCCAATTACGGGTGAAAATAGGGTTTTAGCTAAATTTGGATTAGAAGTGATTAATTCCAATCCGCGACCAGGAATTAAAGCCTTAATTCAAAATGTAAAGAAAAAAATCTTAACCATTACCGATGTGGTTTTTATCGTAGCACCAAGAATCAATGCTGCAGGAAGAGTGAAACACGGTAACGAAGCCGTGGCACTTTTAACCGAATACAATTTAGAACAAGCGGAACAATTTGCTTCTGAAATTGAGCAACATAATTCGGACAGAAAAGAATTAGACAAACAAATTACTAAAGAAGCGTTACTTCAAATCGAAGAAAACAACGAGCAAAACCGATTTTCAACGGTTGTTTATCAAGAAAATTGGCACAAAGGAGTCATCGGAATTGTCGCATCTCGATTGGTTGAAAAGTATTATCGTCCAACTATCGTATTTACAAAAAGTGGCGATAAATTAGCGGCTTCGGCACGTTCTGTAAAAGATTTTGACGTGTATAATGCGTTAGAAGCGTGTGCCGAACATTTGGAACAATTTGGAGGACATATGTATGCTGCAGGGATGACATTGAAAGAAGAAAATTACGAAAATTTCAAAAATGCGTTTGAAAATGAAGTTAAAAAAACCATTCATCCCGATTTATTAATTCCTGAAATTTCCTATGATACCGAAATCGAATTGTCCGAAATCAATTCGAAATTAATGCGTTTGCTGAAACAATTCGAACCTTTTGGGCCAGAAAATATGACACCAGTTTTTTTGTCGAAAAATATTATCGATTCAGGTTATGCTAAAACATTGGGTAACGATGCGCAACATTTAAAAGCCTTCGTGAAACAAAATAATTCGCCAAATTTTAATGCGATTGGTTTTGGACTTGGAGCTAAAATAGATGTTGTAAAAAACAGAAATCCGTTTGAATCCGTTTATGTTTTAGAAGAAAACGAATGGAACGGAACGGTTAGTTTGCAATTGCAATTGCGTGATGTAAGAACCAATTAA
- a CDS encoding HopJ type III effector protein → MKNLLNKKSFPETIAFIDENYTFTSTTFKNGNQINNAGENNGLCKIFAFAQLQQFTKEETLSLFGDFYQDVLNSPEASDHQNIRNFMIFGWDSIHFDGEPLQVK, encoded by the coding sequence ATGAAAAATCTACTCAACAAAAAATCTTTCCCAGAAACCATTGCTTTCATTGATGAAAACTATACGTTCACATCAACGACTTTCAAAAACGGCAATCAAATAAACAATGCTGGTGAAAATAACGGTTTGTGTAAAATTTTTGCATTTGCTCAATTGCAGCAATTTACCAAAGAAGAAACGTTATCGTTATTCGGAGATTTCTATCAAGATGTATTAAACTCACCAGAAGCTTCCGACCATCAAAATATAAGGAATTTTATGATTTTCGGTTGGGATAGCATTCATTTTGATGGCGAACCTTTACAAGTCAAGTAA
- the rsmI gene encoding 16S rRNA (cytidine(1402)-2'-O)-methyltransferase: MSKLYIVPTPIGNLEDMTFRAIAVLKEVDLILAEDTRTSGKLLKHFEITTHMHSHHMHNEHKTVENVVKRIQAGETIALISDAGTPAISDPGFLLTRACVENGIEVDCLPGATAFVPALVNSGLPNDKFVFEGFLPDKKGRQTRFLALQEEYRTMIFYVSPHKLNKTLAEFIQYFGANRPISVSREISKLHEETIRGTAEEVLKHFEAKPAKGEIVVCVGGKSLK, translated from the coding sequence ATGAGTAAATTATACATAGTTCCTACGCCAATTGGCAATTTAGAAGACATGACTTTTAGAGCGATTGCCGTTTTGAAGGAAGTTGATTTAATTTTAGCCGAAGACACACGAACAAGTGGAAAATTACTCAAACATTTTGAAATTACCACGCACATGCACAGCCACCACATGCACAACGAACACAAAACAGTTGAAAACGTAGTGAAACGCATTCAAGCAGGCGAAACGATTGCATTAATTTCCGATGCAGGAACCCCAGCCATTTCTGATCCTGGATTTTTATTAACTCGCGCTTGTGTGGAAAACGGAATTGAAGTAGATTGTTTACCTGGAGCGACAGCTTTTGTACCGGCTTTGGTAAATAGCGGTTTACCGAATGATAAATTCGTTTTCGAAGGCTTTTTACCCGATAAAAAAGGAAGACAAACACGTTTTTTGGCTTTACAAGAAGAATATCGCACCATGATTTTTTATGTATCGCCACACAAATTAAATAAAACCTTAGCCGAATTTATTCAGTATTTCGGTGCCAATAGACCCATTTCTGTTTCCAGAGAAATCTCAAAATTACACGAAGAAACCATACGTGGAACTGCCGAAGAAGTTTTAAAACACTTTGAAGCAAAACCGGCAAAAGGGGAAATTGTGGTTTGTGTTGGGGGAAAGAGTTTAAAATAA
- a CDS encoding thymidine kinase: MFLENTVNQEEQFGWIEVICGSMFSGKTEELIRRLKRAQFAKQKVEIFKPAIDTRYHDEMVVSHDANEIRSTPVPAAENIRILAQGCDVVGIDEAQFFDDEIITICNDLANSGIRVIVAGLDMDFKGNPFGPMPALMATAEYVTKVHAVCTRTGNLAHYSYRKAASENLVLLGETEEYEPLSRAAYYKAMREQKEEE, translated from the coding sequence ATGTTTCTCGAAAATACGGTAAATCAAGAAGAACAATTTGGTTGGATAGAAGTCATTTGTGGTTCTATGTTTTCTGGTAAAACAGAAGAATTAATTAGACGTTTAAAAAGAGCACAATTTGCTAAACAAAAAGTGGAAATTTTTAAACCCGCCATTGACACTCGTTACCACGATGAAATGGTAGTTTCTCATGACGCTAATGAAATTCGTTCTACCCCTGTTCCTGCAGCTGAGAACATTAGAATATTAGCCCAAGGATGTGATGTTGTAGGAATTGATGAGGCTCAATTTTTTGATGATGAAATTATTACTATTTGCAATGACTTAGCTAATAGTGGCATTCGTGTAATTGTAGCTGGTTTAGACATGGACTTTAAAGGAAATCCATTTGGCCCTATGCCTGCCTTAATGGCTACTGCCGAATATGTAACCAAAGTTCATGCGGTTTGTACACGAACAGGAAACTTAGCCCATTACAGTTACAGAAAAGCGGCGAGTGAAAACTTGGTTTTGCTAGGAGAAACAGAAGAATATGAACCTTTAAGCAGAGCTGCCTATTACAAAGCAATGCGTGAACAAAAAGAAGAAGAATAA